In Cicer arietinum cultivar CDC Frontier isolate Library 1 chromosome 1, Cicar.CDCFrontier_v2.0, whole genome shotgun sequence, one DNA window encodes the following:
- the LOC101496567 gene encoding uncharacterized protein isoform X1, with protein sequence MRILTLFMLMCVTHLLFFIAFHFFDGDVEHTLKKKTSFSVDIKLANRKTLAAPLFHHYKLAQQWPPTICRINPTWRCISQIPNFFTVHGLWPSNQYWPHPSRCSSSEIFVLSDIQNIGLNLNLAWPNLFGNDGRFWEDEWDKHGVCSTFIPMDYFQHTMTLWFKYNITNMLVEDGVTPGAWYTRQQIMRAIEKKTQASPDIVCRGQHLQEIHVCLDPTTATTFVACPRSTNCRTMIKF encoded by the exons ATGAGAATCCTCACATTGTTCATGTTAATGTGTGTCACTCACCTCCTTTTTTTCATTGCATTTCATTTCTTTGATGGTGATGTTGAGCacactttgaaaaaaaaaacctcattCTCTGTTGACATTAAGCTGGCTAATAGAAAG acATTGGCAGCTCCATTATTTCACCACTACAAATTGGCTCAGCAATGGCCACCAACTATTTGCAGGATTAATCCAACATGGAGATGCATATCTCAAATTCCAAATTTCTTCACTGTTCATGGCCTATGGCCATCGAACCAGTATTGGCCACACCCATCACGATGCAGTTCTTCTGAGATATTTGTTCTCAGCGAC ATTCAAAATATAGGGCTGAATCTTAACCTTGCTTGGCCAAATTTATTTGGCAATGATGGTCGATTCTGGGAGGACGAGTGGGACAAACATGGAGTGTGTTCAACATTCATACCAATGGACTATTTTCAACACACCATGACTCTATGGTTTAAATACAATATCACCAACATGCTTGTAGAGGATGGTGTCACACCAGGGGCTTGGTATACTCGGCAGCAAATCATGAGGGCTATAGAGAAAAAGACTCAAGCTTCACCCGATATTGTTTGTAGGGGTCAACATTTACAAGAGATACACGTCTGCCTGGATCCTACAACAGCAACAACATTTGTGGCTTGTCCAAGATCAACAAATTGTCGTACCATGATTAAGTTTTAG
- the LOC101497221 gene encoding uncharacterized protein → MGNCCGAASSMEWAGEDWGSLTSKQKSKMNSSKVFDEVHGLSLGNIEKEKLLGALRASSDANGKVKIKISKKELAVLLGGTEKQGVGGTGHASAEQVLVGLLNARDHVNENHDHGHHR, encoded by the coding sequence atgggAAATTGTTGTGGGGCAGCATCGTCGATGGAGTGGGCCGGAGAAGATTGGGGTTCATTGACATCAAAGCAGAAGAGTAAAATGAATTCAAGCAAGGTGTTTGATGAAGTTCATGGGTTGAGTTTGGGGAATATAGAAAAAGAGAAGCTTTTAGGTGCACTTAGAGCTTCTTCAGATGCAAATGGGaaagtaaaaataaagatatcaaAGAAAGAGCTTGCAGTGTTGTTGGGAGGAACAGAGAAACAAGGTGTTGGAGGAACAGGACATGCTTCTGCTGAACAAGTTTTGGTTGGTTTGTTAAATGCTAGAGATCATGTCAATGAGAATCATGATCATGGACATCATAGGTAG
- the LOC101496892 gene encoding transcription factor MUTE: MSHIAVERNRRRQMNEHLKVLRSLTPSFYIKRGDQASIIGGVIEFINELHQVLQSLESQKRRKSLSPSPGPSPRTLQPTLHQFDISSGGIDTNAFKELGASCNSSIADVEVKISGPNVILRVISHRIQGQVSRIITILENLSFEVLHLNISSMEETVLYQFVVKIELGCQLSLEELAMEVQQSFCSEAMKLIAV, translated from the exons atgtCTCACATAGCCGTCGAGAGGAACAGGAGAAGACAAATGAATGAACATCTCAAAGTTTTAAGGTCCTTGACCCCTTCTTTCTATATTAAAAGG gGAGACCAAGCATCAATAATAGGGGGAGTTATAGAATTCATCAATGAATTGCACCAAGTTCTTCAATCTTTGGAATCACAAAAGAGAAGGAAGAGTTTAAGCCCTAGCCCTGGTCCAAGTCCAAGAACACTTCAACCAACACTTCATCAATTTGATATCTCCTCGGGAGGAATTGATACTAATGCTTTCAAGGAACTAGGTGCAAGTTGCAATTCTTCAATTGCGGATGTAGAAGTGAAAATTTCAGGTCCAAATGTGATTTTGAGAGTGATTTCTCATAGAATTCAAGGTCAAGTTTCAAGGattataactattttagaaaATCTATCATTTGAAGTCCTTCATCTTAACATCAGTAGCATGGAGGAGACCGTCCTATATCAATTTGTAGTCAag ATAGAGTTGGGATGTCAACTAAGTTTGGAGGAACTTGCTATGGAAGTACAACAAAGTTTTTGTTCAGAGGCTATGAAGTTGATTGCTGTGTGA